One genomic region from Candidatus Defluviilinea gracilis encodes:
- a CDS encoding MATE family efflux transporter: protein MTFIRNAIAHYNDREYFTEMRKIAIPIIIQQLMFAGLNMLGVILVGQKGETSVAAVGLAGQVAFLLQLVHFGIISGAAMFTAQFWGRQDVPNLRRVLGLCLMLALSASLVFLSLAQFLPEQILRIYSKDSEVIRLGTNYIRTFSWTFLFTAITFSYAFVMRSTGDVKTPTSVSVGALILSTFLSYSLIFGKFGFPEVGIQGAAIAAVIARGLECVTLITITYAKKSPVAASLRQLTDFDRVFFGKVIRPMLPVMLNELFWALGITTYNVIYGRMGTESFAAMSIVGTIEQLAFVFFIGISNATSVLVGNRIGAGKENEAHTYAGRSLGLAALGGLVMGIIVQLVKTPVLSLYNVSPEVLQNVSAVLNVVTFFVWIRVSNMTIVVGILRAGGDTRFSLFLDGIIIWIVGVPMAYLGANVWELPVYFVYLCVMSEELTKYVLGLNRYFSRKWIHNLAAQVEGV from the coding sequence GTGACTTTCATCCGCAACGCAATCGCCCACTACAACGACCGCGAATATTTTACCGAGATGCGCAAGATCGCCATCCCCATCATCATCCAGCAATTGATGTTTGCGGGGTTGAACATGCTGGGCGTAATTCTCGTTGGGCAAAAGGGCGAGACCTCCGTCGCGGCGGTGGGACTGGCGGGGCAAGTGGCGTTTCTCTTGCAACTCGTCCATTTTGGGATCATCAGCGGCGCGGCGATGTTCACCGCGCAGTTCTGGGGACGGCAGGATGTTCCGAATCTACGCCGCGTGCTGGGATTATGCTTGATGCTCGCACTATCAGCGAGTCTCGTCTTTCTGTCGCTCGCGCAATTCCTCCCCGAACAGATCCTTCGCATCTACTCCAAAGACAGCGAAGTGATTCGCCTCGGCACAAATTACATCCGCACCTTCTCGTGGACGTTTCTCTTCACCGCGATCACGTTCAGTTACGCCTTCGTCATGCGCTCCACGGGCGATGTGAAAACGCCGACAAGCGTCAGTGTCGGCGCGTTGATCCTCAGCACGTTCCTCTCGTACTCATTGATCTTCGGAAAATTCGGCTTCCCCGAAGTCGGCATTCAAGGCGCGGCAATCGCCGCCGTCATCGCGCGCGGACTCGAATGTGTCACGCTCATCACCATCACGTATGCGAAGAAATCGCCCGTCGCCGCGTCCCTGCGACAACTCACAGACTTCGACCGCGTCTTCTTCGGTAAAGTGATTCGACCCATGTTGCCTGTGATGTTGAACGAACTCTTTTGGGCGCTGGGCATCACCACCTACAACGTCATCTACGGTCGCATGGGAACTGAATCGTTCGCCGCGATGAGCATCGTCGGCACGATCGAGCAACTGGCTTTTGTGTTCTTCATCGGAATTTCAAACGCCACGTCGGTTCTCGTTGGCAACCGCATCGGCGCGGGGAAAGAAAACGAAGCGCACACCTACGCGGGTCGCTCGCTGGGACTCGCCGCGCTGGGCGGTCTCGTCATGGGCATCATCGTCCAACTCGTGAAAACGCCTGTGCTGTCGTTGTACAACGTCTCGCCTGAGGTTCTTCAAAACGTAAGCGCCGTCCTCAACGTGGTCACCTTCTTCGTGTGGATTCGCGTGAGCAACATGACCATCGTCGTCGGCATCCTGCGCGCGGGCGGCGACACGCGCTTCTCGCTCTTCCTCGACGGCATCATCATCTGGATCGTCGGCGTGCCGATGGCGTACCTCGGCGCGAACGTCTGGGAACTCCCCGTCTATTTTGTCTATCTCTGCGTGATGTCGGAAGAACTGACCAAATACGTCCTTGGTCTCAACCGCTATTTTTCCCGCAAATGGATTCACAACCTCGCCGCGCAGGTTGAGGGAGTTTAA
- a CDS encoding aminotransferase class IV gives MTRTWKITKTKLDELRFDDNSSLDAATRQLPDGYYSTFRTFDSCTRVIGLSAHLKRLPHADASFLRGCLTQLLRPYRADEARVRVMETKRGEFYISIEPLKLLPREVYEKGVRVETTTLHRNDPRTKSTAFISASDGERKHIAQEGIFEALLVKNGRILEGMTSNFFYIFRPERNEERLLRRVQSKDASTAGLTSISPSAQRGIIYTAQRGILLGVTRTMVIRAARGRGLGVRFRSLRLDQLSRVKEAFITSSSRGIVPVIHIDDVIVGQGSPGKVTRMLMSAYDEYVLKHAEVI, from the coding sequence ATGACCCGCACATGGAAGATCACCAAAACAAAACTGGATGAACTCCGCTTCGACGACAACTCCTCGCTCGACGCGGCGACGCGGCAATTGCCCGACGGCTACTATTCGACATTCCGCACGTTCGACTCGTGCACGCGCGTCATCGGACTCTCCGCCCATTTGAAGCGACTCCCACATGCAGACGCTTCATTTCTACGGGGTTGCCTGACTCAGTTGCTTCGACCTTATCGTGCGGACGAAGCGCGCGTCCGCGTGATGGAGACGAAGCGCGGAGAGTTTTACATCTCCATCGAGCCGCTCAAACTTCTGCCGCGTGAAGTCTACGAGAAAGGTGTACGAGTCGAAACGACGACGCTTCATCGTAACGATCCGCGCACAAAGTCAACGGCGTTCATCTCCGCCAGCGACGGGGAACGGAAACACATTGCACAAGAGGGAATCTTCGAGGCGCTGTTGGTGAAGAATGGAAGGATATTGGAGGGGATGACGAGTAATTTTTTCTACATCTTCCGTCCTGAGCGGAACGAGGAGCGTTTGTTGCGACGAGTGCAGTCGAAGGACGCTTCGACTGCGGGACTGACAAGCATCAGTCCCTCCGCTCAGCGCGGAATAATTTACACCGCCCAACGCGGCATCCTCCTCGGCGTCACGCGGACGATGGTCATCCGCGCGGCGCGGGGGAGGGGGCTGGGGGTGAGATTCCGCTCGCTGAGGCTGGACCAGCTGTCCCGTGTGAAAGAAGCGTTCATCACATCCAGTTCGCGCGGCATTGTGCCAGTCATCCATATTGACGATGTGATAGTGGGGCAGGGGAGTCCAGGAAAGGTGACGAGGATGTTGATGTCGGCTTATGATGAATATGTTTTGAAACATGCGGAAGTAATTTAG